The nucleotide window GAAGCACTTCTTGCCAGCCATGGCGTGTGGCGTGGCGCCGGCCTCGATCGGCGGCTCGTCCAGCGGCAGCAGCTGCTGCTGCGGATCGCTGGTGCGCCGTGCCAGGATGTTCTGCACCGCGTAGGCGATGGCGGCGACCTCCGAGTCGTGCCACAGCGGCACCTGCGTGCCGTCGGCGCGCGTGTGCTGGCCCAGGCGCACGGGGCCGCGGTCCCAGGCCACCTTGCGCATGTCCGACAGCGCCCGCTCCAGAAAACCGCCGCGCGCGGCCAGCGACAAAAGGCGCATGCTGGAGGTGATCCATTGCTGCGATTCGCCGCTTTGGCCCACCGGCATGAAGAACTCGATGGCCCGGTCCACCGTGCCGCCGCGCCCGTCGGGAATCGGCAGGAAGGAGACGATCAGGTACAGGCGCTTTTGGCCCTCCTGCGTCCAGTACTCGATCTTCTCTGCCACGGCCGACAACCCGCCTTTGGGGCGGCTTTCGATGACCGTGCGCATCGGGTCCACCGGCGCAGCCGGCTCGCTGGCGGCGGCTTGCGGCGTGGCCTGGGCCGGCGCGGCGGCGGGCGTCACCTCCAGCACCGCGCCCAGAATGCTGTTGGGCCGGTAGGTCGCCAGGCCCTTCAGGCCCGAGTGCCAGGCCTGCAGGTACAGGTTCTTGAAATCCTCGTACGGATAGTCGCCCGGCACGTTCACGGTCTTGGAGATCGCCGTGTCCACGTAGGGCTGCACCGCCTCCATCATGGCCACGTGCTCGCCGGCGCTCATGTCCATGGCGCTGACGAAATACTCGGGCAGCTGGTTCACGTCGCCGCCCAGCGTCTTGTACAGGCGCCAGGCGTGGTCCTCAACCACGTACTCGCTCTTGCTGCCGTCGGCCTCGCGCTTCCTGCGCGTGTAGGCCCAGGAGAACGGCGGCTCGATGCCGTTGGAGGCGTTGTCGGCAAAGGCCAGGCTCACCGTGCCGGTGGGCGCGATGGACAGCAGGTGACTGTTGCGAATGCCGTGCTTCTTGATCGCTTTCCGGATGTCCTCGGGCAGGCGGCTGGCGAACGTCCCCTCGGCCAGATAACCCTCGGCGTCGAACTTCGGGAAGGCGCCTTTTTCCCTGGCCAGCTCGACCGAGGCGCGGTAGGCCGCATCGCGCATGCGCCGGGCGATCTTCACCGCCATGTCGCGCCCGTCCTGGCGGTCGTAGCGCACTTTCAGCATCGCCAGGGTGTTGCCCATGCCGGTGAAGCCTACGCCGATGCGCCGCTTGGCGGCGGACTCGGCCTGCTGCTGCGCCAGCGGCCAGAAGGTCACGTCCAGCACGTTGTCCAGCGCCCGCACCTGCGTGGCCACGGCGGCTTCGAAGGCGTCGAAGTCGAACGCCGCCTCGCCGTGCAGGCCAAACGGGTTGCGCACGAAACGCGTCAGGATGACGGGGCCCAGGTCGCAGCAGCCGTAGGGCGGAAGCGGCTGCTCGCCGCAGGGGTTGGTGGCCTCGATGCCCTCGGTGTAGCGCAGGTTGTTGTCGGTATTGATCTGGTCGAGGAACAGGATGCCCGGCTCGGCGAAGTCGTAGGCCGACTGCATGATGGTGTCCCACAGCTCGCGCGCGCGCAGTGTGCGGTAGACCCATTGGCCGTCGGCGCGCTGGCGGGCGCCGGCGGCCAGCAGATCGGCGCCGGGGGCGGCGGCGTGCACCAGCTCCCATTGGCCATCCTGCTCGACCGCCTGCATGAAGGCATCGGGTACGCCAACCGAGACGTTGAAATTGTTCCAGCGCCCAGGCGTGCGCTTGGCGGTGATGAAGTCCAGCACGTCCGGATGGTCGATGCGCAGCACGCCCATCTGCGCGCCGCGCCGGGCGCCTGCGCTCTCCACCGTCGAACACGACTGATCGAACACGTTGATGTAGCTGCACGGCCCCGAGGCCATGGAGTGCGTGCCCTTGACCAGCGCCCCACGCGGGCGGATGCGCGAGAAGTCGTAGCCCACGCCGCCTCCGCGGCGCATGGTCTCTGCCGCCTCGCGCAGGGCCTCGTAGATGCCGGGGTAGCCGGCGTCGTCCACGCCCTGGATGCAGTCTCCCACCGGCTGCACGAAGCAGTTGATGAGAGTGGCCTGGATGTCGGTGCCGGCGGCGCTCATGATGCGGCCGGCGCCGATGGCGCCGGCGCGCAGGTTGTCCAGAAAGCGCTGCTCGAACTTTTGCCGCAGTTCGGGCTTTTCCACCGACGCCAGGGCGCGCGCCACGCGGGCGTATAGCTGATCCACATCGCTCTCGCCACTCTTGAAATACTTTTCGCTGAGCACGTCGTGGCTGATGGGCTGGACGGGCAGGCTGGGGGCGAGGCTGGTGGTTTCGCGTTGCATGGTGTTTTGTTCTCGGCTGGTAATGAAAGGCGCGGGGCGGAGCGCTGGCTCGGCCCATCCGCGGGCGCCGCTTCGGGCGGCTCGCGCGCGAAACTGGGGTTGTACACCACCGGCCCAGCCGCTCTTTCGGCACGTGAAACGCGGGGCGTCCGGGGCGTCGATTCGGCATTTTTCGTAGCACCCGCGCTGCACCCGGCATGGACTGCGGCGCGGTCGCCCGTCTGTCGCGCCCAGGCAACAATTACCATGCGGCGATGTCCGCCATTTCCTTGCCTTTCCGCAGGCCCTTTCTGCTCGCCGCCCTGGCGCTGGCCGCCCTGCCCGGCTGCGCGCCGGGCCGGATCGGCCCC belongs to Melaminivora suipulveris and includes:
- a CDS encoding adenosylcobalamin-dependent ribonucleoside-diphosphate reductase — encoded protein: MQRETTSLAPSLPVQPISHDVLSEKYFKSGESDVDQLYARVARALASVEKPELRQKFEQRFLDNLRAGAIGAGRIMSAAGTDIQATLINCFVQPVGDCIQGVDDAGYPGIYEALREAAETMRRGGGVGYDFSRIRPRGALVKGTHSMASGPCSYINVFDQSCSTVESAGARRGAQMGVLRIDHPDVLDFITAKRTPGRWNNFNVSVGVPDAFMQAVEQDGQWELVHAAAPGADLLAAGARQRADGQWVYRTLRARELWDTIMQSAYDFAEPGILFLDQINTDNNLRYTEGIEATNPCGEQPLPPYGCCDLGPVILTRFVRNPFGLHGEAAFDFDAFEAAVATQVRALDNVLDVTFWPLAQQQAESAAKRRIGVGFTGMGNTLAMLKVRYDRQDGRDMAVKIARRMRDAAYRASVELAREKGAFPKFDAEGYLAEGTFASRLPEDIRKAIKKHGIRNSHLLSIAPTGTVSLAFADNASNGIEPPFSWAYTRRKREADGSKSEYVVEDHAWRLYKTLGGDVNQLPEYFVSAMDMSAGEHVAMMEAVQPYVDTAISKTVNVPGDYPYEDFKNLYLQAWHSGLKGLATYRPNSILGAVLEVTPAAAPAQATPQAAASEPAAPVDPMRTVIESRPKGGLSAVAEKIEYWTQEGQKRLYLIVSFLPIPDGRGGTVDRAIEFFMPVGQSGESQQWITSSMRLLSLAARGGFLERALSDMRKVAWDRGPVRLGQHTRADGTQVPLWHDSEVAAIAYAVQNILARRTSDPQQQLLPLDEPPIEAGATPHAMAGKKCFECGAHAVIRKDGCDYCTQCGALGSCG